In Sphaeramia orbicularis chromosome 12, fSphaOr1.1, whole genome shotgun sequence, the following proteins share a genomic window:
- the sppl3 gene encoding signal peptide peptidase-like 3 codes for MAEQGYSSWAYSLVDSSQVSTFLISILLIVYGSFRSLNMDCENQEKDKDGNPSTTGSFNNSNTNNSIQTIDSTQALFLPIGASVSLLVMFFFFDSVQVVFTICTAVLATIAFAFLLLPMCQYLTRPCSPQNKISFGCCGRFTLAELLSFSLSVMLVLIWVLTGHWLLMDALAMGLCVAMIAFVRLPSLKVSCLLLSGLLIYDVFWVFFSAYIFNSNVMVKVATQPAENPIDVLSRKLHLGPGMGRDVPRLSLPGKLVFPSSTGSHFSMLGIGDIVMPGLLLCFVLRYDNYKKQANGEVPGPGNMSGRMQRVSYFHCTLIGYFVGLLTATVASRIHRAAQPALLYLVPFTLLPLLTMAYLKGDLRRMWSEPFHAKTSSSRFLEV; via the exons GGCGTACTCCCTAGTTGACTCCAGCCAGGTGTCCACCTTCCTCATCTCCATCCTTCTCATTGTCTATGGCAGCTTCAG ATCATTAAACATGGATTGTGAGAACCAGGAGAAGGATAAAGATGGTAACCCTTCAACAACGGGGTCTTTCAATAacagcaacacaaacaaca GTATTCAGACTATAGACTCCACACAGGCTCTGTTCCTGCCCATTGGAGCTTCTGTGTCTCTGCTAGTCATGTTCTTCTTCTTTGACTCAGTACAGGTGGTCTTTACCATCTGCACTGCAG TTCTTGCAACAATTGCATTTGCATTCCTCTTGTTGCCAATGTGCCAGTATCTTACCAGACCCTGTTCCCCACAGAACAA GATTTCCTTTGGCTGCTGTGGGCGTTTCACTCTGGCCGAGCTCTTGTCTTTCTCCCTCTCTGTAATGTTGGTGCTCATTTGGGTGCTGACTGGACACTGGCTTCTTATGGACG CTTTAGCCATGGGCTTGTGTGTTGCCATGATCGCCTTCGTGCGGCTGCCCAGTCTGAAGGTGTCTTGCCTGCTGCTGTCAGGACTGCTCATTTATGATGTGTTTTGG GTGTTCTTTTCAGCCTACATCTTCAATAGTAATGTGATGGTCAAAGTGGCCACCCAACCTGCTGAAAATCCCATAGACGTCCTATCGAGGAAGCTCCATTTGGGGCCAGGGATGGGCCGCGATGTCCCCCGCCTCTCCTTACCTGGCAAACTGGTCTTTCCCAG TTCCACAGGAAGTCACTTCTCAATGCTGGGGATCGGTGACATTGTGATGCCGGGCCTGCTCTTATGCTTCGTCCTACGTTATGACAACTATAAGAAACAAGCCAATGGGGAGGTCCCAGGACCTGGAAACATGTCAGGACGCATGCAGCGCGTCTCCTATTTCCACTGCACTCTCATCGGATACTTTGTGG GTCTGCTGACTGCCACCGTAGCCTCCAGGATCCATCGTGCTGCTCAGCCTGCTCTGCTCTACCTGGTGCCCTTCACCCTGCTGCCTCTGCTCACTATGGCCTATCTGAAG GGGGATTTGCGGCGCATGTGGTCGGAGCCCTTCCATGCCAAGACCAGCAGCTCCCGCTTCCTGGAGGTATGA